In Streptomyces sclerotialus, the DNA window CACCTGCGCCGCGCGGTGCCCGCCCGGCGCAGGCGCCGCCGGCACGCCGTGGTCGGCGCCGCGGCCGTACTGCTCTTCGGCGGTACGGCGATGCCCGCCATGCTGCACGTCGCGAACGGCGGGGACGACACCTCCGGCCGCCAGGCCAACGCCGCCAGCAGTTCCCGGGCGCACGTCACGACCGGCGGCACGCACGGCGGCACCGCCCGGCACCCCAGCGACCGCCCGGCCGGCAAGGACGGCAAGAAGGACGACAAGGACGGCGAGAAGACCGGCAAGGACAAGGACAAGGCGGAGGACGGCGCATCCGAGCAGTCCGGCGGCCCCGCCGCCGACCCGGCCGCGACGATGGACGTCACCTCCCCGGCCTGCCTGCGCGCACAGCTCGGCAACGGCAGCGCCAGCTCCGCCGCGCCCGACGCCGAGGGCCGCGTCTACGGCGCCCTCCGGATCGTCAACGTCTCCGCCACGACCTGCTCCGTCGACGGCGGCGGCAGCGTGACCGCGGCAGCCCAGGGCAGCGCCGACCCGACGCGCGTCCAGGTCGTCGACCACACCACGGGCGACGCCGCCTCCGGCCTGCCCGACCCGGCCGCGGTGCCCGGCCGGATCGTGCTCAAGCCCGGCGAGGCGTACGAGGTGAAGTTCGCCTGGATCCCGGCGGAGGGCGGCGGCCCTTCGGGCTGCGCGACCCCCGGTACCCCGACGCCCGGCACGTCGGAGGGGACGGGCTCCGGTGAGCCGAGCAACACCTCCTCCGCCGAGGGCGGCGGCGACCAGGCGGGCAGCGGCAGCGAGGGCCCCGGAGACGGCGGTACGCAGGCGGCCAGCGTGGCGGTCAGCCACACCCCGGAGGCCGGCGAGCCGTCCGCGGCATCCACCACGATCAACGACGCGTGTGCCGGCACGATCTACCGGACCGGCGCCCTGCCGGGGCAGTAGCCGGCGCCCTGCCGGGGCGGCAGCAGGCGAACGCGGGCGGTGCGGTGCACGAGCCGCGAGGCCCGGCGGATACGGGCCCGCCGTCCGGGTACGAGGCACGTGCCCGTACCTTTGATGGTGTGTACCGGTTCCTGCTCACCCCGCGATGGTGGGGAATCAACGTCTTCGTCCTGCTGGCGATCCCCGTGTGCGTCTTCATGGGCAGCTGGCAGCTGAGCCGCTTCGAGGACCGAGTCGACACGCACCAGCAGCAGGAACACCGGGCGGCCGACGCCGAGGCCGCGGCCGCCCGCCCGGTGACCGAGCTACTGCCCGTCGACAAGAACACCTCGGGCCGGCGCGCCACCGCGACCGGGCACTACGACACCGGTCATCAGCTGCTCGTCCCGGACCGGAAGCTCGGCGAACGGACCGGCTTCTACGTGCTGACCATGCTGCGTACGGACGGCGGCAAGGCGCTGCCGGTCGTACGCGGCTGGCTGCCGGGCGACGCGGACGCGAAGGCCGACGCGGCGAAGGTGCCGGCGCCGCCGCGCGGTGAGGTGACCGTCACCGGCGCGCTGCAGGCCTCGGAGAACCAGGGCACGCAGGGCGCGCAGACGGGCGGCGGCCTGCCGAAGGGCCAGCTCGGCATGATCAGCGCGGCGTCGCTGGTCAACATCGTGCCGTACGACGTGTACGACGCGTGGGTCACCGTCTCCGACGCCCAGGCCCCGCTGAAGGCCGTACCGCCGACCGCGGCCGAGGGCAGCGGGCTGGACCTCAAGGCGTTCCAGAACCTCGGCTACACCGGCGAGTGGTTCGTCTTCGCGGGCTTCGTGCTCTTCATGTGGTTCCGCCTCTTCCGCCGCGAATCCGAAGCCGCCCGCGACGCGGCCCTGGGCATCCCGACGGATGAACCGGGCATCCCGACGGATGAACCGGGCGGCCCGGCAACGCGCCCGGGCACTCAGGTGGGATCGGGCACTCAGGTGGGATCGGGCACTCAGGTGGGATCGGGCACTCAGGTGGGATCGGACACTCAGGTCGGAGGGGAGACGACGGGGGCGGCTGAGCCGGGCGTCACCTCGCGGTCCTGAGGGAAGCGTCCTCGCCTTCCCGGGGGCCTCCCGGGGGCCTCCCCCCCCGCCCCCACCCCTCCCACCCCTCCACTGAAGCTCAGCTCGGACCGTGGGCTGGAGGCGGCGGTCTCGCGCCTCAGCCCTGATCACCGTTCCGCAGCTCCGGCCGCCCGCACCGCGGCCGTGGCGTCTCAGGCCGCGGTGCAGCGTGCTCGTGGTTTCTCAGGTGCTGGTCAGATGGCCTCCAGGTGGCGGCGGGCGAAGTCCAGTTCCAGGCGGAGCTGCTTGATGCGCTCCTCCACCACGAGGGAGCCGTGGCCCGCGTCGTAGCGGTAGACCTCGTGCGGGTGGCCGCGGTCCTTGAGGCGGTCGACGTAGTTCTCCACCTGGCGGATGGGGCAGCGCGGGTCGTTCACCCCGGCGGAGATGTACACGGGGGCGCGCACCGCGTCCACGTACGTCAGCGGGGAGGACGCCTCGAAGCGCTCCGGCACCTCCTCGGGCGTGCCGCCGAGGAGCGTGCGGTCCATCGCCTTCAGGGCCTCCATCTCGTCGTGGTACGCCGTGACGTAGTCGGCGACGGGGACGGCGGCCAGGCCGAGGGCCCAGGAGTCGGGCTGGGTGCCGAGGCCGAGGAGGGTGAGGTACCCGCCCCAGGAGCCGCCGGAGAGGACGAGCTTGGCCGGGTCCGCGAGGCCGGACTCCACCGCCCAGTCGCGGACCGCGGCGATGTCCTCCAGTTCGATCAGGCCGACGCGGTGCTTGAGCGCGTCCGTCCACTCCCGGCCGTACCCCGTCGAGCCGCGGTAGTTGACCCGTACGACCGCGAAGCCGTGGTCCACCCAGGCGGCCGGCGCCGAGGCGAAGGCGTCGCTGTCGTGCCAGGTCGGGCCGCCGTGGATGTCGAAGACGGTCGGGAAGGGGCCCTCGCCGGCGGGCTTCTGGACCAGGGCGTGGATGCGGCCGCCGGGACCCTCGACCCAGGCGTCCGTCACCGGGACGGAGCCCGGGGCCTTCATCCCGGGCGGGTCGAGGACGACCGCGCCGCTCGTGGAGCGGACCTCCGGGGGCTGGGCCGCGGAGGACCAGAGGAACTCCACCGTGCCGTCGGGGCGGGGCGTGGCGCCCGAGACCGTGCCCGTCGGGGTCTCGACGCGGGTCAGTTCGCCGTCCTCCGGC includes these proteins:
- a CDS encoding SURF1 family protein, with amino-acid sequence MYRFLLTPRWWGINVFVLLAIPVCVFMGSWQLSRFEDRVDTHQQQEHRAADAEAAAARPVTELLPVDKNTSGRRATATGHYDTGHQLLVPDRKLGERTGFYVLTMLRTDGGKALPVVRGWLPGDADAKADAAKVPAPPRGEVTVTGALQASENQGTQGAQTGGGLPKGQLGMISAASLVNIVPYDVYDAWVTVSDAQAPLKAVPPTAAEGSGLDLKAFQNLGYTGEWFVFAGFVLFMWFRLFRRESEAARDAALGIPTDEPGIPTDEPGGPATRPGTQVGSGTQVGSGTQVGSGTQVGSDTQVGGETTGAAEPGVTSRS
- a CDS encoding S9 family peptidase; translated protein: MTDETTATTESMPDWEKRFRAPRVGLPEWAEDAPERSLFVSNATGTFELYAWDRTSGAQRQVTDRPNGTTDGTLTPDGEWIWWFSDTDGDEFGIWMRQPFGGGEDEPAAPGLAPSYPGGLALGRDGTAVIGRSTDEEGSTIHVVRPGQDPVEIYRHRESAGVGALSHDGSLIAIEHTEHGDAMHSAIRVVRPDGSTVAELDDTKGGTEELGLSVMGFAPVDGDARLLVGHQRRGRWEPMIWNPLTGEETPLALELPGDVGADWYPDGSALLVEHEFQARGELWRYAPEDGELTRVETPTGTVSGATPRPDGTVEFLWSSAAQPPEVRSTSGAVVLDPPGMKAPGSVPVTDAWVEGPGGRIHALVQKPAGEGPFPTVFDIHGGPTWHDSDAFASAPAAWVDHGFAVVRVNYRGSTGYGREWTDALKHRVGLIELEDIAAVRDWAVESGLADPAKLVLSGGSWGGYLTLLGLGTQPDSWALGLAAVPVADYVTAYHDEMEALKAMDRTLLGGTPEEVPERFEASSPLTYVDAVRAPVYISAGVNDPRCPIRQVENYVDRLKDRGHPHEVYRYDAGHGSLVVEERIKQLRLELDFARRHLEAI